In Planococcus citri chromosome 4, ihPlaCitr1.1, whole genome shotgun sequence, the genomic window CAAATATTCGGCTAAAGTGGCCAAACTACTCATACTAGAAAACTGTCTTCATTTGGAATTTGTTTCGCAAATTATCTATATTGTCATGTCTCtatgatcaatgatcattttAAGGATTCCCAAAAATCAGATCTCTCTTTAAGCGTCTTTTTTTCCATGATGAACGAGTCACTTCTTATGcgcaaaaattcaatatcttcTGTTTCTACTGGTGTCCATATTTTTTCTCCGGAAGGTCCATTGGGATTACTGTAACAGTTAACAGATAGGTACTGATTGTTTGTTTGCTTAGCGTCCAGAGGTCCAGACTGcatgatgagaattttttgcattacTATTTTTTCCAAGCTTTTACATGTCCGACTTAAcatgaagaattgatcaattttttctccagttttcaaaaaacatatcctTGTCAAAATTCGGATAAATTCTCGACATCAAGTCAGACTTTTTTCCCCCTATAGTCTTTTCTATTTCCAAAATCATagctttttcactattttcattaggtaggtacctatctgtgaGATAAATACGCTGAAAAATGTGCGAGGAAGTAGATACCAGTAAgtatattattaaaaataaagcaAAACGACATTTTGTCACAAAAACCTTCATTAAAACCATGCGTCTTATTAGCgtataatttttagcaaaaaaaaaataaacttttcaatatttttttaagaatttttccatttttagattAATTGGGGAGTAGACAGCTTGAGacatgagaaaattaaaatgaccTTTTTCAAGCTTTACATACACATTCAATGATTCCTCCTCGCTCtcctttcaagttttcaaaaaaaattctgaaatcgtCCCTGAAGTCTTTTACAAGGCTACACTTACGTGAAGATGgcgaaattagtccaaaatcgcaCTAAAGATTCCGATATTTTTTTATCCTCTGGGGTCCATTTGGcttccaatttttcattgcGAAATAATAAAGGAAGTTCTTCGGCATGATCAGAGCcttgaaatgaacaaaaatataattatgtacctaataaGTAATATATTAAGTGCAAAATGATACGAAAATGAATACTGggaaatattttcttattcACTCATCAAATaatcatttaggtaggtactcacctagattttttgtcaaatttgtcgGAGGACGCCATGAAAATGATCCTTTGAAATCATAAAGGTACACGTATTGACGATCATGACTAGATTTTACAGATTGTACTAAGGGGTGGAGGAAATTATAATCTGTaaccatctaaaaaaaaaaattaaaaaggtattacctaggtacctatagcattttttcagcttgtataggtaaattttatgaaaattgtcgCATAATTTATGAAagttcaagtacatacattaacAAAGCTCAACGTCAAATCTGATCCTGTATCATTggcattgaaataaaaatctgtaACTTTCTGAGTTGCATTATCAACATTATCAAGTACATGCTGAGGCAAACGTTCATTTAAAGACGATAATAGTTGTTTTCTAGTGTTTTTGACTTCCGACAATGGTCCTGCTTTACTGAATGAATCTAAACAAGCCAAAATGATTTTATTAACTTTATAAAAAGTCCCAttcatatcaatttttcttcgcaTCCATTCAAGTTGAATGCAAATTTTTACTAAtgagtatacgagtacgtacagaATGCAAATATGCATCCATCGCATGAGTTTATACCGATGATCCATGGTACAAGGGTTTGATATGTAGTTTTGGAAGGTTTCTGCGGCAAAAATGGTCGATTATTCACATTTGATTCGATGATAGGCGTGTTTATGGGGCTATTCTTTATCTGAAAACATAAATACGTTTTTAATGTTGGAAAAGAATATTTGGGTACAGAAAACTGGCAAATGTAGCGAAAAGAGTCTAGGAAAATCTCAATAGGTATAACTTGTGGAACTAGGGAGTCTCCCATCTTGATAATATCTTCAGCTGGTATACGTTGCAGACATGATAATACTTTGGCAGAATCTTTACGGAAACATCCAGCAATGAGTAAAAATGTCGTCGCAATTGCTTCGCCATACCCTTCTTCGTGTTGAGTCAAATGACTAAATGCACAACCGCTTTGCATGATCGCTCTTTGAAACAGCCCTATAATGGAacagaaacaaaataatttgccagtatgaaattttcaatcgtgatttttctcagatttttaaTTCAGTAGTGGTTACTTACCTTTGCTGAGAGGAGAGAACATGTGCAAATGTATGGACATCGCTCCAGCGCTTTCTCCAAGCAACGTTACAGAATTAGGATCACCGCCGAACTTTGCGATATTCTCCTTAACCCATTGTAACGCCAGTGTTTGATCTTTCAGTCCGAAATTACCGCTTATTTGGTTGTTGTTCAAGCCAAGGAAGcctttaagtaggtatatagatAATAAAATAGGAACATCTTCCTTTGTACAAACATaattaataaataggtaggtatttaatttttataccaaaagAACCCAAACGGTAGTTGAATGTTACAAAAACAACATCGTGATCCATGAAATAATCAGGGTTGTAGTCGATTCCTTCACCATGTATGAATCCTCCTCCATGAATTCCAACAATTACAGGGGTTTTACTTGAAGTATTGAATAAATCCTGAAGCATTTTCACATCGATTATGAGAACAGCAGtatgaataatttcatttgaCAAGGGAAAAGCAGATGTAAATACGAATAGTTTGCTTACATTTGGTACGAAAACGTTCAAATAAAGGCAATCTTCTTGTCCAATGATGGGACTGCTGAAGTTGAAGAATCCCTTGTGTTGAATGCACATTGGTGGAGGTTTAGAAGCATCTTTCACACTGGACCACGATTTAGCTGGTACTGGATCCTTGAATCAATAATTCCTGGTTATTTAGGCGTTTATGATTAATTCtcatttgaatcaaattttcgattttcctaTATTTTGGTAGAGGGAACAGCTGGGTCAATTTGAGACACCAAATTTTAGATTCGTCCTCTTATTGACCAAGTGAGACGAAATTGGTAagagtaagtatgtacttagaaACATATAGAACTttactcaaaataaaattggcGAATATAAATACGAGGATATCTACAAAATACGTAAGTaggtgttttgaattttcaataccaAATCGGTACCTTACCTTGAAACGTAAACTTCCTACAGGTGGTTCTGCATATGGAATTCCATAAAACTGCTGAAATGAACGCCCATTCTTAGTTTTTCCAACGGTACCATTAATTAAACCACTTCGCAAATCCAACAAATCACCATTTATTTCGATTATAAATAGTAATAAAAACAAGAACAAGCTCGcgatcattttaaattcattcatGATACTTTTGTATTTTTCGACACAATGACGAAATATCACGAACAAATATGCAGGTCGTGGCAGTATAGGCGGATGTTAAACAAAAGAGTGAACATCTTTAATCaagcaaatattttcaaaaaataaagtgtGTTACGAGTACCATCAGCGGAGGTTATCATGGTCACCTTCGTCGTTCAAGTGAACTCCCACGTGTTATCAAGACAATTTTACccacttttcttttttctaccAGCTCAATGCACTTGGTTGATTAAGATGTAGGTAGTATCAATAAGGTAGTAATTATTCATAAACGAGAATGGAATGTACCTGCTCAACTCGCACGAGAATAAAGAGGCTTAGAGTATTCGATTCATCATCTTAGATGCAATGGAATTGactaggtattgaaaaaaatagactgGCTTGACAAAGGGAAGTATCCCGAatagcagaaaattttttgagccgaACAAAGATACttaaatcaaaagagcatacAAAGATATATtcagcaaaaattccaaatgctAAGTGCATGTTtcgattttgaataaattttttaaaaatttgtgctgaaaatgtaaaaaaaaatcaaaattttaccaaatggatctagaaagttgaaagatcaatgaccttgagaagctaaGTAGACAGGTCatgaggtcaatgaccttaaaatgcCAGACAGGCAAACCTTAAGAGAAGAGACACGCaagcagacgaccttgagatgCAAGACAGTCATGTCAATGGCcttttaagaagccagacaggcagacagaccaCCTTGAGGTGTCAGACAGATCGGTCAATGAACTAAacaggccagacaggcagacaatCGACTTttggaagccagacagacgaacctcaattcattcaattcaagagtttaatttttatttttctgtgatTCGATTCCATTCAATATCTGTGattaatttctttaaatttcacTTGAAACGGGAGTATAGAGTAAGTAACGTAGTTTGAATTtctaactttaaatttttttagcctCAGTCATCTGGATGAATTTGAGTCTCCAGGAGAAGGGATAGAActagaaatttaaattattataatcgACTTTAGGAGTGCCTCAATTGTGTAAAGATGACTCATAACATTTTCCTATTCTTTTCGTTTTCCCTTCTTACTCGCCGTTTTTCTATGAATTCTTTcatttgcaacaaaaaatgaattgttgaGAACAATGAATCACAAGACAAGGAATCGCGTGATTCTGAATCGTAAATTCGTGACTCAGAATCAGTCATTATTCTGATAAATCACATTTGATtgctaaaaaataaaacctgCTATGATACAAAATATTGTTAGCAGAGGTTATCGACTATATTTATCGTAAGAAAATCgcctcattgaaaaaaaaaatatgtgtttcACGATTTCATCGAGCTCTGTTTTCAATGCTAAGGCCAATGTATATCAAGTAAATCACAAACATTTCGGTGACCTTTGAAATAGGACCTAATGTACCATTTGCACTTAAAAACATTCATCTTTTTTATTGtcttatgaaatgaaaatataaaaccGGTATTTAAAGAAGAAATTCttggataaaaaaatcacataaaattacaattaagtatatacctacttaggtaattaggtatttcGTTAACATAAAGAAATACATAGGAGTATGTAGGTATGGgtatactaaaaaaaagtgttatcTTTAGGAGCTCTTATCTCAGTCATATTCCCAACCTGTGGGCAAAGCATTCCAGAAATCGAATCTatctttgagtaattttttctccataGTTAATGATTCGGTTTCGATATGCAAATATTCAATATCGTTAGTTTTCATAGCTTCCCATACTTTCGTTTTAGCATCTCCATTCGGGTCACTGTAATTGATAATATTGTGTTGATTCGCCAACattgtaatttataaaaatgcaaattacgTAACTTATACATATATGGACTAAGGAATAACAAATCATATTATTTACCCAGTGATGATGAAATTactccaaaaattcaacaaaatcttCGATATTTTCTCATCTTGAGGTGTCATGTCGCTCTCAGAATATTTATTTGGAAACAATAACGGTAGCTCATCGGCATGACAAACTCCTACAAATcacgaatgaaaaatatgattcaaGTTGCATAGGTaccatcttttcttttttatttgaaattttcccattttctaAGTATAAACTGTTCCAAATTTTTCTGCATTGCAATTTATGAATTGCATTCTTATACGTACCAAGATTCATAGTCAAACCAGCAAAACGTGGCAATGTGAATGTTCTATAGTGATCGTACAAATAAACATACTGTCGATTATGATTAGACTGCACAGCTTTTACGAAAGGAACCAAAAAAGTGGAATCTGTCatcatctgtcaaaaaaaaaagaagagaaaagttgaatttcaaatcaacttcaaaattcaaacaaaatgtaTCACAAGTGCAAAGTAGTGTTACATACATCGACAAACTTCAATGCAGTTCCAGTTCCTATATCCtctttaccaaaataaaaatcagagattttttGAGTCATATTATCTATGTCTTCAGGATCTGCTGAGTATATGTATTCATTTATTAGTGGTAGAAAACGGTTTTTTTCTTTGTTCACGATCTTTGCCAATGAGTCATTATTTCTCAAGTATtctatatgcaaaaaaaaaagttcaaatataatagtatattacatacCAAGTTCAATAATGTGGGTGATTATAAACGAGTGCGAATTGCAggacgagccgaaggcgaggacTGCAATTCGCGTACGAGTTTATAATCacccacattttttgaacttgtgtgtgtaatgtattttattcaatacatGCATATAAATATACACAATTATACCATCAATGTTCAGACGTGAAGAAGCGTTTTTATGAGTCGACACGACAACCGAAGTATGCGTAGTgcgtactcgcagataaagtgtgTAGCCGAAATGATTAAAGGAAAACAAGCCTTAGGgcgtggagggagggggaggtggTGGATCTCCTGTTTCTGCTACAATTTTTTCCCCGTAATAATCGGACTTTGTCACCTTCCGCGTCATCCCAAACAATAGGATTCGAGCAGTGCGGCCACGTAATGAATGTTTATTATTTTCCTAGGACAATAATGTGAAcattattttcgtttcatttagtCGCTcataaaaacgcacttttcgcGTCTAGTATTGGTGGTATAATTGTGCGTTTATATGCctgtattgaataaaattaattactcatCCAACAGTAAGTATTTCATTACCATGTTcatcaattattcatttcataGGTATGGGTAAATTCTAAATTCACGCTTACTTATAATTTTCATTCCACCTTCGCCAGAATTGATGCCTGTTAACCATGGAACTTTGGTTAGATACGACGTTTTGGTGGGTTTCTTGGTCAAAAAGGGCCCCTTCTTGACATGTGATTCGATCATGGGTTTGAACAAGATTCTTGGTTCGTCGTGAGCAATCTACAATAACATAAACACGTAGGTACATCATTAGAAGCCAATCAAATAGGTACTCgagcaaaattttaaagaaaatatgaaataaatatctactcgtaatttattttccaaGTCGTAGAATTCTTTGAATGGTATCCGTTGCAagcatttcgaaatttttctcgaatctTCACGTTGGCATCCGCTGACAATCAATAAAGCTCTAGACATAGCTTCACCGTATCCTGCACCGTGATGAGACCAAACAGAGAAAGCACTTCCACTTTGCAAAATAGCTCTTTGGAAAAggcctgaaaaaaatataccccAATCAATCTGATCGTCTCATCGTCTCATCGTCAACTTCGTACTCATAGGTATATGGGTAGAGATACCTACCTTTGCTAAGAGGAGAAAACATGTGTAGATGCACGCAAGCAGCTCCTGTACTTTCTCCCATTAACGTTACTTGATTAGGATCACCACCGAATTTTTCTATGTTCTCTTTAACCCAACGTAATGCTAAAGATTGATCTTTCAtgccaaaattaccacttaTTTTGTCGTTGTTTAGCCCAAAAAAACCTGTGAATGGATACATggataggtattttgaaatttttgatgaattttttaaagctaattgaaatgaaaaaaaaatgctcaatagAGTACAAATCGTTACCTAGGATTCCCATTCGATAATTCATCGTGACTATGATTATATCGGAATTCATTAAATAACCAGGATGGTAACCAGCTCCATCCCCATATCTATATGCTCCTCCATGAATTGCAACCATCACCGGCGCTTTACCAGTAGAATTAAATAACTCCTGtaaaatgatattaaaaatttaaaattcagatGACCAATAGTTTAGTTGACATGATAAAAATAATAGGAATAtcctacagttttttttttttaaattctgaaacaCTCGTATTATGCAAAATCGTAATAGGTGTATAAGTACTTACATTTGGTACAAAAACGTTCAAATAAAGACAATCTTCTTGTCCAATGATTCTGGTTTCATTAGGAGATACTATCTCAGGCTGGACACATTTTGGTGGAGGTTCAGATGTATTTCTAATGCCGGACCAAGGTTTAACAGGAACCGGAGGCTTTAAGAACAGaagaagtaaaattttattttattcaaaattcttcttctCACTCTACTTCTATTAGCATCTGTCATCAAAGTAGTTGCCATCTGGGGTCAAAAGTATCCGAACTAAAGAAAAGGGGATAAAATTGGCGCCCTTTACTGAAGGTGACAGTTGCCTGAAAATTCCTCTGAGATAGATGTTTCATCATAAATGTATTCCCATCCTCTTtttactccaaaaaaaattatgttattaTCAAAAAACCTGGcagaatttgacgaaatttctaACTCAAAAACGATTTTAACTCATCTCATCAAATGTTAGTCTACCATTTCTAgggggaaaatttgaaaagcacgaattaataatgaaattcaAACACAATCACCTTAAATCGAAGCTCTCCAACAGGTGGTTCTGCAAAAGGTATGCCATAAAACTGCTGATACAAACGTCCATTCTTCCATTGTGCAGTGGTTCCATTGATCGATCCAGTTTTCAACTTGACCACATCGCCGTTTATTCCGGCGATAAGCGTTAGTAACAAAAATAAGCACAAACctttgtacatttttcaaacgatgCTCGATGATTGGAAAATAGAACTGAACTCATACATGTAGGTTACCAAGGTATTTATTCAagtggtaaaaaataaaatgattactATCGTAAATAAAGGTTATCGCTCTTAATTGTATCATcaatatatatgtacctacatctacatACTCTTAAATTGTACAGGTATACTTGACCTTATAGCTTACCCTTGAGTTATATTTTGGAAATAGCTCTGATATAAATTTCGCACATGTGTAGCTGAATAGAGAACTCATGTACTTAATGTGTAATGGaccattgaaaattcaactttgtgtATTAATTAGAGATTTCAGGCCATAGGCAAATTAATTGGAAAACAGATAACATAGTTTTTTCCATATTGCAGACAAacaataaatatacctacttgctAATAAGATAGGCACTTTCTCAGTAATAATTGATAAGAACGGCTCATTAGACTGACCTGTATTTATTACTTCCAATTAGGTATTGCTAAATAGTTTTAGTCTGGCTAAAAGAATTCTGTAGATTTCaactcaaaagttgattttattttcggtCACGAGTCCTCTCTACCTGTGAATGATGAgaagaatttaccaaaaaaaagaattatggaaacgtttctttctttttgaaaactttctatAATTTACGAGttgattaaacattttttttttgaactaaaacCAAACTAAAATTCCTGAAATCGCGATAATTGCTCGAAACAGTCAACTGGATTTCAGGATCAAGGGTTGGGGTTTAGAGGTTCCGGTTCAGTTCCGGTCCTGATCATTAAAGAATCGGATCAggatcaatttcaattttttttctttgcctCTTTTTGATGATTCTGGCATAAAGTTTGCTGGCTGCAGAAATCGAGACGCACAGAATGGATGCAGAATTACAcagacaattttttatgaaaagtttcTTATCTTTGAGGTTCGTGAAATTGTTAACAAATCAGTCTAAAAAATAGACCACTACTATAAATTTTACCCTTGAagcatttaggtacctacttctgaaatttaaacttgtactaaatgtaaataaaatcgTACCTActtcctccttttttttaagaaattgaaaaaatccaagtttcaaTGTGGCCAAATGGGCTTGAATAAAcaagccaaaaattttaaaccttcAACTTTTAGGGATCTGAGATCCACTACATAGCTTCCtgatactttcaattttttctcaatttatcaAATCTGATATTAGGATTCAGAACTACCCTTCGACCTTCAAAAGCCGtaacaattcgaaaaattgcattcagTGTTTCCAGTATACCATGCCTGGATCTTAATGTTTTGGGAAC contains:
- the LOC135842708 gene encoding juvenile hormone esterase-like; translated protein: MNEFKMIASLFLFLLLFIIEINGDLLDLRSGLINGTVGKTKNGRSFQQFYGIPYAEPPVGSLRFKDPVPAKSWSSVKDASKPPPMCIQHKGFFNFSSPIIGQEDCLYLNVFVPNDLFNTSSKTPVIVGIHGGGFIHGEGIDYNPDYFMDHDVVFVTFNYRLGSFGFLGLNNNQISGNFGLKDQTLALQWVKENIAKFGGDPNSVTLLGESAGAMSIHLHMFSPLSKGLFQRAIMQSGCAFSHLTQHEEGYGEAIATTFLLIAGCFRKDSAKVLSCLQRIPAEDIIKMGDSLVPQIKNSPINTPIIESNVNNRPFLPQKPSKTTYQTLVPWIIGINSCDGCIFAFYSFSKAGPLSEVKNTRKQLLSSLNERLPQHVLDNVDNATQKVTDFYFNANDTGSDLTLSFVNMVTDYNFLHPLVQSVKSSHDRQYVYLYDFKGSFSWRPPTNLTKNLGSDHAEELPLLFRNEKLEAKWTPEDKKISESLVRFWTNFAIFTNPNGPSGEKIWTPVETEDIEFLRIRSDSFIMEKKTLKERSDFWESLK
- the LOC135842702 gene encoding carboxylic ester hydrolase-like encodes the protein MYKGLCLFLLLTLIAGINGDVVKLKTGSINGTTAQWKNGRLYQQFYGIPFAEPPVGELRFKPPVPVKPWSGIRNTSEPPPKCVQPEIVSPNETRIIGQEDCLYLNVFVPNELFNSTGKAPVMVAIHGGAYRYGDGAGYHPGYLMNSDIIIVTMNYRMGILGFFGLNNDKISGNFGMKDQSLALRWVKENIEKFGGDPNQVTLMGESTGAACVHLHMFSPLSKGLFQRAILQSGSAFSVWSHHGAGYGEAMSRALLIVSGCQREDSRKISKCLQRIPFKEFYDLENKLRIAHDEPRILFKPMIESHVKKGPFLTKKPTKTSYLTKVPWLTGINSGEGGMKIIKYLRNNDSLAKIVNKEKNRFLPLINEYIYSADPEDIDNMTQKISDFYFGKEDIGTGTALKFVDMMTDSTFLVPFVKAVQSNHNRQYVYLYDHYRTFTLPRFAGLTMNLGVCHADELPLLFPNKYSESDMTPQDEKISKILLNFWSNFIITGDPNGDAKTKVWEAMKTNDIEYLHIETESLTMEKKLLKDRFDFWNALPTGWEYD